A portion of the Patescibacteria group bacterium genome contains these proteins:
- a CDS encoding HU family DNA-binding protein, protein MSKMTKSQIMDAMAAEAGMSKKDTTSFMEKLAILALKEVKKNGEFVIPGLGKLVKINRAARMGRNPATGESIQIKAKTVVKFKVAKAAKEAVL, encoded by the coding sequence ATGTCAAAAATGACCAAGTCTCAAATCATGGATGCCATGGCGGCTGAAGCCGGCATGAGCAAGAAAGACACCACCAGCTTTATGGAAAAGTTGGCCATCTTAGCCTTAAAAGAGGTTAAGAAGAACGGCGAGTTCGTCATTCCTGGCTTAGGCAAATTAGTTAAGATCAACCGCGCCGCTAGAATGGGCAGAAACCCGGCCACCGGCGAATCCATTCAGATTAAAGCTAAAACCGTTGTTAAATTCAAAGTCGCCAAAGCGGCCAAAGAAGCAGTGCTATAA